Proteins co-encoded in one Cupriavidus nantongensis genomic window:
- a CDS encoding NAD(P)-binding protein has product MTITRRDFLNGTALAIAAGLAPAQLLHAQPRAGAPSAATPSATYPPALTGLRGNHAGTYTLAHSLAREGAKYPAVLAREAFDLVVVGGGLSGLAAAWFYRRRFGANRRILILDNHDDFGGHAKRNEFTVRGKRLVTYGGSAEMPASAAGDAAVRELLVGLGLDAARPPAAVAADPYAELGMGRAVFFNAEHFGRDQWVAGDPFGEAIDARSGARAGGPDAAALSRFLDSAPLPAADRAALARLAAGTTDYLPALAGAERSAALRSMRYAAFLRDQAGIGLAGQRFLRSRSLDAYALDADGISVADAIAIGLPAGANMPAPAGNARLGKSPASRLWFADGNASLARLLVHSLILGVARVAAPAQVVSAAFDYSRLDREGEPVRLRLNSTAIAVEPDGPITRVTYGFSGNLHRVEARHVVLAGYNMMIPYLLPSLPAQQKATLHNEAKAPLVYTKVALDHWHAFAALRTRRIHAPAMAYTDLWLEPPAGREPSDPAVLHMLYVPTVPDSGMPARDRFRAGRALLLGTPFDAMERDIRAQLDRMLGHQGFASKDVIRGITVNRWAHGYSYMPDSLAGENVAPDAAWPGLGGVGNISIANSDNAGSPSLTAAVAQGKRAIERLPG; this is encoded by the coding sequence ATGACGATCACCCGAAGAGACTTCCTCAATGGCACCGCGCTGGCGATTGCCGCCGGACTGGCGCCGGCGCAGCTGCTGCACGCGCAGCCGCGCGCGGGCGCGCCGTCCGCTGCCACGCCGTCCGCTACCTATCCGCCAGCGCTGACCGGTCTGCGCGGCAACCATGCCGGCACCTACACGCTGGCCCACAGCCTGGCGCGCGAAGGCGCGAAGTATCCGGCGGTGCTGGCGCGCGAGGCCTTCGACCTGGTGGTGGTCGGCGGCGGCCTCAGCGGCCTGGCGGCGGCGTGGTTCTACCGCCGCCGCTTCGGCGCCAACCGCCGCATCCTGATCCTGGATAACCACGACGATTTCGGCGGCCACGCCAAGCGCAACGAGTTCACGGTGCGCGGCAAGCGGCTGGTGACCTATGGCGGCAGCGCCGAGATGCCGGCCAGCGCGGCTGGCGACGCCGCGGTGCGCGAGCTGCTGGTCGGGCTCGGCCTCGATGCCGCGCGTCCGCCCGCGGCCGTGGCCGCTGACCCTTATGCCGAGCTCGGCATGGGCCGGGCGGTGTTCTTCAATGCCGAGCATTTCGGGCGCGACCAGTGGGTGGCGGGCGACCCCTTCGGCGAAGCGATCGATGCGCGCAGCGGCGCGCGTGCGGGCGGCCCCGATGCGGCGGCCTTGTCGCGCTTCCTCGACAGCGCGCCACTGCCCGCGGCGGACCGCGCCGCGCTGGCGCGGCTGGCCGCCGGCACCACCGACTACCTGCCGGCGCTGGCGGGCGCCGAGCGCAGCGCGGCGCTGCGCAGCATGCGCTACGCCGCCTTCCTGCGCGACCAGGCCGGCATCGGCCTGGCCGGGCAGCGCTTCCTGCGCAGCCGCAGCCTCGATGCCTACGCGCTCGATGCCGACGGCATCTCGGTGGCCGACGCCATCGCCATCGGCTTGCCCGCCGGCGCCAACATGCCGGCGCCGGCGGGCAATGCGCGGCTGGGCAAGTCGCCCGCTTCGCGGTTGTGGTTTGCCGATGGCAATGCCTCGCTGGCCAGGCTGCTGGTGCACAGCCTGATTCTCGGCGTGGCGCGCGTGGCCGCGCCGGCGCAGGTGGTATCGGCCGCGTTCGACTACAGCCGCCTGGACCGCGAAGGCGAGCCGGTGCGCCTGCGCCTGAACAGCACCGCGATCGCGGTCGAGCCCGACGGCCCGATCACGCGCGTCACCTATGGCTTCAGCGGCAACCTGCACCGGGTCGAGGCGCGCCACGTGGTGCTGGCCGGCTACAACATGATGATCCCGTACCTGCTGCCGTCGCTGCCGGCGCAGCAGAAGGCCACGCTGCACAACGAGGCCAAGGCGCCGCTGGTCTATACCAAGGTGGCGCTGGACCACTGGCACGCGTTCGCCGCGCTGCGCACGCGACGCATCCATGCGCCGGCGATGGCCTACACCGATCTGTGGCTGGAGCCGCCCGCGGGCCGGGAGCCCTCCGACCCGGCCGTGCTGCACATGCTCTATGTGCCGACCGTGCCCGACAGCGGCATGCCCGCGCGCGACCGCTTCCGCGCCGGCCGCGCCTTGCTGCTGGGCACGCCGTTCGATGCGATGGAGCGCGATATCCGCGCGCAGCTCGACCGCATGCTCGGGCACCAGGGCTTTGCCTCGAAGGACGTGATCCGGGGCATTACCGTCAACCGATGGGCGCATGGCTACAGCTACATGCCGGATAGCCTGGCCGGCGAGAACGTGGCGCCGGACGCGGCGTGGCCCGGGCTGGGCGGCGTCGGCAATATCAGCATCGCCAACAGCGACAACGCCGGCAGCCCGTCACTGACGGCGGCGGTGGCGCAGGGCAAACGCGCGATCGAGCGGCTGCCCGGATAG
- a CDS encoding SphA family protein — protein MSKTLAQRLALTAPLLLACAGAHATEGALGRPVTGTSVVPNAGVVSPEPALIVNVGEIYLDGSIGGSRTVPIAGKASAGIDGKIAFTLATVMKVWDTGTGAWNFASSFTLPYVWTKVTANLAVGGRSLSTQDTASNLFDISFAPVIAGYHFSKTEHVALSLNVWAPTGKYDANALANPSLNNWTFIPQVAYTKLFPEHGLEFDAVAGIQFYTRNHATDYQNAPLFTLDTMLLKRFANGAGVGLIAGTTQQLGDDSGPLADRLNGFRGHDWAVGPIVTYDTKVGAKSLLSLGLRWVPSVASKNRLKSTNTFMGTATLVF, from the coding sequence ATGTCCAAGACTCTCGCACAACGGCTTGCCCTGACTGCCCCGCTGCTGCTGGCCTGCGCCGGCGCCCACGCCACCGAAGGCGCGCTCGGGCGCCCTGTCACCGGCACCAGCGTGGTTCCCAACGCGGGCGTGGTGTCGCCCGAACCGGCGCTGATCGTCAACGTCGGCGAGATCTACCTGGACGGCTCGATCGGCGGCAGCCGCACCGTGCCGATCGCCGGCAAGGCCTCTGCCGGCATCGACGGCAAGATCGCCTTCACCCTGGCGACCGTGATGAAGGTGTGGGACACCGGCACCGGCGCCTGGAACTTCGCCTCCAGCTTTACGCTGCCCTATGTGTGGACCAAGGTCACGGCCAACCTCGCCGTCGGCGGGCGCAGCCTCAGCACCCAGGACACCGCCTCGAACCTGTTCGACATCTCGTTTGCGCCGGTCATCGCTGGCTACCATTTTTCCAAGACCGAACACGTGGCGCTGAGCCTGAACGTGTGGGCGCCGACCGGCAAGTACGATGCCAACGCGCTGGCCAATCCCAGCCTCAACAACTGGACCTTCATTCCGCAGGTGGCCTACACCAAACTGTTCCCCGAACACGGGCTCGAGTTCGATGCCGTCGCCGGCATCCAGTTCTACACCCGCAACCACGCCACCGACTACCAGAACGCGCCGCTGTTCACGCTCGACACGATGCTGCTCAAGCGTTTTGCCAACGGCGCCGGCGTGGGCCTGATCGCCGGCACCACGCAGCAGCTGGGCGACGACAGCGGGCCGCTGGCCGACCGCCTGAACGGCTTCCGCGGCCACGACTGGGCGGTGGGCCCGATCGTCACCTACGACACCAAGGTCGGCGCCAAGAGCCTGCTGTCGCTGGGCCTGCGCTGGGTGCCGTCGGTGGCCAGCAAGAACCGGCTGAAGAGCACCAACACCTTCATGGGCACCGCGACGCTGGTGTTCTGA
- a CDS encoding acyltransferase encodes MPRGRFAFVTGILSWTLLIASTLFWCALLFPLALLKLALPFAAARRRIDPLLNGIATAWISGNTGWFAWIQREPWDIRGNEGLRYADWYLVNCNHQSWADIFVLQRALNRRIPLLKFFLKQQLIYVPVIGLAWWALDFPFMKRHGKAELRRNPALRRQDQETARRACAKFSLVPTSVMVFAEGTRFTAAKHAAQASPYRHLLKPKAGGLAVALNAMGDKFRSLIDVTIVYPEGAPGFWDLACGRAGPVLVRMRQLPVPPSFCNADYGSDKAFRTEFHHWLARQWEAKDAEIDALTPPRQG; translated from the coding sequence GTGCCGCGCGGCCGCTTCGCCTTTGTCACCGGCATCCTCAGCTGGACCCTGTTGATCGCCAGCACGCTGTTCTGGTGCGCATTGCTGTTTCCGCTGGCGCTGCTGAAGCTGGCGCTGCCGTTCGCCGCGGCCAGGCGCCGCATCGACCCGCTGCTCAACGGCATCGCCACCGCCTGGATCTCCGGCAACACCGGCTGGTTCGCGTGGATCCAGCGCGAGCCCTGGGACATCCGCGGCAACGAGGGCCTGCGCTATGCCGACTGGTACCTGGTCAACTGCAACCACCAGTCGTGGGCCGACATCTTCGTGCTGCAGCGGGCGCTGAACCGCCGCATCCCGCTGCTGAAATTCTTCCTGAAGCAGCAGCTGATCTATGTGCCGGTGATCGGCCTGGCCTGGTGGGCGCTGGACTTCCCGTTCATGAAGCGCCACGGCAAGGCCGAGCTGCGCCGCAATCCGGCCCTGCGGCGCCAGGACCAGGAAACCGCGCGGCGCGCCTGCGCGAAGTTCTCGCTGGTGCCGACCAGCGTGATGGTGTTCGCCGAAGGCACGCGCTTTACCGCGGCCAAGCATGCCGCGCAGGCTTCGCCCTACCGCCACCTGCTCAAGCCCAAGGCCGGCGGCCTGGCGGTGGCGCTGAACGCGATGGGCGACAAGTTCCGCTCGCTGATCGATGTCACCATCGTCTACCCCGAAGGCGCGCCGGGCTTCTGGGACCTGGCCTGCGGGCGCGCCGGCCCGGTGCTGGTGCGGATGCGCCAGTTGCCGGTGCCACCGTCCTTCTGCAACGCCGACTACGGCAGCGACAAGGCCTTCCGCACCGAATTCCACCACTGGCTGGCACGCCAGTGGGAGGCCAAGGACGCGGAGATCGACGCGCTGACGCCACCGCGCCAGGGCTGA